A single Lolium perenne isolate Kyuss_39 chromosome 6, Kyuss_2.0, whole genome shotgun sequence DNA region contains:
- the LOC127320773 gene encoding citrate synthase, glyoxysomal: MDRADPARGRLAVLSSHLLGAGAEGADRAAVLERSPVSAAAPPATRPGVLAVVDTRTGKRYEVKVSEDGTVRATDFKKITTGKDDKGLKTYDPGYLNTAPVRSSICYIDGDEGILRYRGYPIEEVAESSSFVEVAYLLMYGSLPTQSQLAGWEFAISQHSAVPQGLLDIIQSMPHDAHPMGVLASAMSTLSVFHPDANPALRGQDLYKSKQVRDKQIVRVLGKAPVIAAAAYLRLAGRPFVLPSNNLSYSENFLYMLDSMGDKDYKPNPRLARVLDVLFILHAEHEMNCSTAAVRHLASSGVDVFTALSGAVGALYGPLHGGANEAVLKMLNEIGSVENIPEFIEGVKNRKRKMSGFGHRVYKNYDPRAKVIRKLAEEVFTIVGRDPLIEVAVALEKAALSDEYFIKRKLYPNVDFYSGLIYRAMGFPTEFFPVLFAVPRMAGWLAHWKESLDDPDNKIMRPQQVYTGTWLRHYTPVRERVPSSDSEQLGQITTSNATRRRRAGSAL; encoded by the exons ATGGATCGCGCCGATCCCGCGCGCGGCCGCCTCGCGGTGCTCTCGTCCCACCTCCTCGGCGCCGGCGCGGAGGGCGCGGACCGCGCGGCCGTGCTGGAGAGGTCGCCGGTGTCGGCCGCCGCGCCCCCGGCGACCCGCCCCGGCGTGCTCGCCGTGGTGGACACGAGGACGGGGAAGCGGTACGAGGTCAAGGTTTCCGAGGACGGCACCGTGCGCGCCACGGACTTCAAGAAG ATTACCACTGGAAAGGATGACAAGGGTCTTAAGACTTACGATCCTGGTTATCTCAACACTGCCCCGGTGCGTTCTTCCATCTGCTATATTGATGGGGATGAGGGAATTCTTCGCTACAGAGGCTATCCAATTGAGGAGGTGGCTGAAAGCAGCTCGTTTGTTGAGGTCGCCTACCTCTTAA TGTATGGGAGTTTGCCCACCCAGAGTCAACTGGCAGGCTGGGAGTTTGCAATTTCGCAACACTCTGCTGTTCCTCAAGGACTCTTG GATATAATACAATCAATGCCTCATGATGCCCACCCCATGGGTGTCCTTGCCAGTGCAATGAGCACACTTTCAGTCTTCCATCCAGATGCAAACCCTGCTCTTAGA GGTCAAGATCTATACAAGTCGAAGCAGGTTAGGGATAAGCAAATTGTACGAGTTCTTGGGAAG GCACCAGTAATAGCAGCTGCAGCCTATCTGAGATTAGCAGGAAGGCCTTTTGTCCTTCCTTCAAATAATCTCTCTTATTCAGAAAATTTCTTGTATATGCTGGACTCCAT GGGTGACAAAGATTATAAGCCAAATCCCAGACTTGCCCGGGTTCTGGATGTCCTTTTTATTCTTCATGCTGAACACGAAATGAACTGCTCAACAGCTGCTGTTAGGCACCTTGCTTCAAG TGGTGTCGATGTCTTCACTGCTCTTTCTGGTGCTGTTGGAGCTCTATATGGTCCACTGCATGGTGGCGCAAATGAG GCGGTACTTAAAATGTTAAATGAGATTGGAAGTGTAGAGAATATTCCGGAATTCATTGAGGGAGTGAAGAACAG GAAGCGGAAAATGTCTGGCTTTGGGCACCGTGTGTATAAGAATTATGATCCTCGTGCTAAAGTCATCCGGAAGTTAGCGGAGGAGGTTTTCACGATTGTGGGACGGGATCCTCTTATCGAG GTAGCTGTTGCTTTGGAGAAGGCAGCACTGTCAGACGAGTATTTTATCAAGAGGAAGCTGTATCCAAATGTGGATTTTTATTCTGGCCTAATATATAG GGCAATGGGATTCCCTACAGAGTTTTTCCCTGTTCTGTTTGCAGTTCCTCGCATGGCTGGTTGGTTAGCACATTGGAAGGAGTCACTTGATGACCCCGACAATAAAATTATGAGGCCCCAACAG GTATACACCGGTACTTGGCTAAGGCATTACACCCCAGTGAGAGAACGGGTGCCATCAAGCGACAGTGAGCAGCTTGGGCAGATCACTACATCAAACGCGACGAGGCGTCGGCGTGCTGGTTCTGCCCTGTAG